One Paramisgurnus dabryanus chromosome 8, PD_genome_1.1, whole genome shotgun sequence DNA window includes the following coding sequences:
- the lhx1a gene encoding LIM/homeobox protein Lhx1 yields MVHCAGCERPILDRFLLNVLDRAWHIKCVQCCECKCNLTEKCFSREGKLYCKNDFFRRFGTKCAGCAQGISPNDLVRRARSKVFHLNCFTCMMCNKQLSTGEELYIIDENKFVCKDDYLSNTNGKDTNLLSVTACSDPSLSPDSQDQQDDAKDAEIANLSDKETGNNENDDQNLGGKRRGPRTTIKAKQLETLKAAFAATPKPTRHIREQLAQETGLNMRVIQVWFQNRRSKERRMKQLSALGARRHAFFRSPRRMRTLVDRLEPGELIPNGPFSYYGDYQSEYYGPGGNYDFFPQGPPSSQAQTPVDLPFVPSSGPTGTPLGGMDHPIPGHHPSSEVQRFSDIMSHHPGDSPSPEPGIPGPLHSMSSDVFGPSPSFTSLSLNGSGYSSHLSHPSSEMNEATVW; encoded by the exons ATGGTCCACTGTGCGGGCTGCGAAAGGCCTATATTGGACAGGTTTCTCCTGAATGTTCTTGACAGAGCATGGCACATAAAGTGCGTACAATGCTGCGAGTGCAAATGTAACCTAACGGAGAAATGCTTTTCTCGAGAAGGAAAACTATATTGCAAAAACGACTTCTTCAG GCGCTTTGGAACAAAATGCGCTGGTTGTGCTCAGGGGATCTCGCCGAATGACTTGGTCCGGAGGGCACGGAGCAAAGTGTTTCATCTGAACTGCTTCACATGCATGATGTGTAACAAGCAGCTATCCACAGGGGAGGAATTGTACATCATAGACGAAAATAAATTTGTCTGTAAAGACGATTATTTAAGCAACACAAATGGAAAAGACACAAATCTTCTTTCAG TCACAGCCTGCAGCGATCCTAGTTTATCGCCAGATTCTCAAGACCAGCAGGACGATGCCAAGGATGCGGAAATCGCTAACCTATCGGACAAAGAAACGGGTAATAATGAAAACGATGACCAGAATCTCGGAGGGAAACGAAGAGGACCGCGTACCACTATTAAAGCAAAGCAACTGGAGACACTAAAAGCTGCATTCGCAGCGACCCCCAAACCAACGAGACATATCAGGGAGCAATTGGCGCAGGAGACGGGGCTCAACATGCGAGTTATTCAG GTATGGTTTCAGAACCGGCGGTCCAAAGAACGGCGCATGAAACAGTTGAGCGCACTCGGCGCGAGGAGACACGCGTTCTTTCGGAGTCCGAGAAGAATGCGAACGCTGGTGGACAGACTCGAACCTGGAGAATTAATTCCCAATGGCCCGTTTTCATATTATGGAG ATTATCAGAGCGAATACTACGGTCCAGGAGGGAATTATGACTTCTTTCCCCAAGGCCCACCATCTTCACAGGCCCAGACTCCTGTAGACCTCCCCTTTGTCCCATCATCAGGACCCACTGGCACCCCGCTAGGGGGCATGGACCATCCTATCCCTGGCCACCATCCATCCAGTGAAGTACAGCGCTTTTCAGATATTATGTCTCACCACCCCGGGGACTCACCCAGTCCGGAACCAGGGATACCTGGACCACTGCACAGTATGTCCTCAGATGTTTTCGGACCCAGTCCCTCCttcacatctctctctctcaatggCAGCGGATACAGCAGCCACCTCTCTCACCCTTCGTCAGAAATGAACGAGGCCACGGTTTGGTAG